The following coding sequences lie in one Heliangelus exortis chromosome 6, bHelExo1.hap1, whole genome shotgun sequence genomic window:
- the COPS8 gene encoding COP9 signalosome complex subunit 8 isoform X2, giving the protein MPVAVMAEKAFSFRKLLDQCETQELEAPGGIATPLVYGQLLALYLLYNDMNNARYLWKRIPPAIKSANAELGAIWSVGQRIWQRDFPGIYTTISAHQWSETIQPIMEALRDILEQGWQADFSTRMVMPKKPGALEASFNRFIPSSERAPVPPIPNEQQLARLTDYVAFLEN; this is encoded by the exons ATGCCCGTGGCGGTGATGGCCGAGAAGGCCTTCAGCTTCAGGAAGCTCCTGGACCAGTGCGAgacccaggagctggag GCTCCTGGAGGAATTGCAACACCTCTTGTTTATGGCCAGCTTCTAGCTTTATACCTGCTGTATAATGACAT gaataatGCCCGATATCTTTGGAAAAGAATCCCACCTGCTATCAAATCT GCAAATGCTGAACTTGGTGCAATTTGGTCAGTGGGACAAAGAATCTGGCAGAGAGACTTCCCAGGAATCTACACCACAATCAGTGCACACCAGTGGTCTGAGACGATTCAACCAATCATGGAAGCACTTAGAG aTATATTAGAACAGGGCTGGCAAGCAGACTTTTCAACTCGTATGGTAATGCCGAAGAAGCCAG GTGCACTGGAAGCTTCCTTTAACAGATTTATTCCTTCATCAG AACGTGCTCCAGTTCCACCAATTCCAAATGAACAGCAGTTGGCCAGATTGACTGACTATGTGGCTTTCCTTGAAAATTGA
- the COPS8 gene encoding COP9 signalosome complex subunit 8 isoform X1 — protein sequence MPVAVMAEKAFSFRKLLDQCETQELEAPGGIATPLVYGQLLALYLLYNDMNNARYLWKRIPPAIKSANAELGAIWSVGQRIWQRDFPGIYTTISAHQWSETIQPIMEALRDATRRRAFGLVSQAYTSIVADDFAAFVGLPVEEAVKDILEQGWQADFSTRMVMPKKPGALEASFNRFIPSSERAPVPPIPNEQQLARLTDYVAFLEN from the exons ATGCCCGTGGCGGTGATGGCCGAGAAGGCCTTCAGCTTCAGGAAGCTCCTGGACCAGTGCGAgacccaggagctggag GCTCCTGGAGGAATTGCAACACCTCTTGTTTATGGCCAGCTTCTAGCTTTATACCTGCTGTATAATGACAT gaataatGCCCGATATCTTTGGAAAAGAATCCCACCTGCTATCAAATCT GCAAATGCTGAACTTGGTGCAATTTGGTCAGTGGGACAAAGAATCTGGCAGAGAGACTTCCCAGGAATCTACACCACAATCAGTGCACACCAGTGGTCTGAGACGATTCAACCAATCATGGAAGCACTTAGAG ATGCAACTAGGAGACGAGCCTTTGGACTGGTGTCTCAGGCATATACCTCAATAGTTGCTGATGATTTTGCAGCCTTTGTTGGGCTTCCTGTAGAAGAAGCTGTGAAAG aTATATTAGAACAGGGCTGGCAAGCAGACTTTTCAACTCGTATGGTAATGCCGAAGAAGCCAG GTGCACTGGAAGCTTCCTTTAACAGATTTATTCCTTCATCAG AACGTGCTCCAGTTCCACCAATTCCAAATGAACAGCAGTTGGCCAGATTGACTGACTATGTGGCTTTCCTTGAAAATTGA